The following proteins come from a genomic window of Halictus rubicundus isolate RS-2024b chromosome 8, iyHalRubi1_principal, whole genome shotgun sequence:
- the LOC143356595 gene encoding neprilysin isoform X2, which translates to MPSRGFYEVANVEEGKVVHRDQSYRSCILTLIIFLFLCIVLIVVGLLLRKSHSYNKDEDLRSVEGLRNPYKDRAKGTTSTTESLQYSTHSTVSNETNEIKPKTSTTTIAVTNWTDTSHIFERLENAATTAETETSIFSVATTELIISEETSISSTTNTELVTDKAEKPSTITSPSTTPTTESVTKDGETLTPTTTEFVADKEETLTSPITTESVINVEETSTSATTKFIIDVEEETSPITTESVTKDEETSTSSTTEFVTDKEETLTSPVTTESVINAGETSTSATTEFATDEEEKTSPITTESVTKHEEISTSPTNEFVTDEEEKTSPITTESVIKHEEISTSPTNEFVTDEEEKTSPITTESVIKHEETSAYTTTEFVTDEEEKNSPITTESVIKHEETSAYTTTEFVTDEEEKTSPITTESVTEDEETSTSPTTELVTDKEEETSPITTESVTEDEETSTSSTITTELATNKDEESTVETSTIFTENVTEISTVTTEKSEDVTELESSTTSDSEFSTETILSSTAADAITASTTGSEEETTVSDTTDSLQSATTHSALSTVESRLSTNTFGYENETEVCTTGECKNLASKMVFYMNHTVDPCDDFYEYACGGFEANPRIGEVGFESAAYNRILRQLRQEIREGKSSLFTTYYDSCMHYETLILEEKISAAKEALNSVGKFYTNDNLDYANFTDLVARLLLHNSALLFDVSPELDESNPSLFTLRIGPTTQKSPFEVDGTEDDPCYASQFERDQETVDLKKLYKEYKSCKKNKNELLNSIGEALSTFGVFNELKNKYNISQHVDTTVINIDMEIVQKFFANFPSKDQIREAYLMKEYRNVSITELQTNCKIINWPQLIKYLTKYNIEPEVYVQVYFYDALIKGLKNLEEFGSKSPIELNNALLGLYAQTLYQQLILPKHVDPKDYCLRVATNLLTPEASNLYISTFSKDELVYMNDTIHRLFEELKETLKLKVEESEWTKEDRERLVAKVDSLKVVTPDISYFGHNESVYGSMKADKLTDNYFNNSITLMKRYRERMYTQFRYNPGDPEQIWTYYTTPFQSKGLVVYELNLVVIPFGAIDWSVQYDKPSFDYITLARIGTTIAHQIAHHFDAIGISYQSGSRHNTRLLDGSIANLTFQRYISCQQTYYDGYDKPLTMTLPSTGQTVSYGISELTLNERLSETVGVRLAYDTLDRLRSSEEVHLPWLDLDSNQLFYLTYAQMHCTKLPLTSSYVSLYEDEQLPSRIRIFVSALNNRLLGEAWKCPDGSGIFRSNSCDVLPYLHIEEIPESPHIIS; encoded by the exons atgccatCGCGGGGATTCTATGAAGTCGCTAACGTGGAGGAGGGCAAAGTAGTTCATCGAGATCAGTCTTACAGAAGCTGCATCCTAACGTTAATAATATTCTTGTTCCTGTGCATCGTGCTCATCGTCGTTGGTCTACTATTAAGAAAGAGTCACAGTTACAACAAAGACGAGGATTTGAGATCCGTAGAG GGCTTACGTAATCCTTACAAAGATCGCGCAAAGGGAACGACAAGTACAACGGAATCATTACAATATTCTACTCATTCTACTGTTTCGAATGAAACGaacgaaataaagccaaaaacaaGTACGACTACGATAGCTGTCACAAACTGGACTGATACGTCGCATATCTTCGAACGACTTGAAAATGCAGCAACCACTGCAGAAACGGAAACATCGATATTTTCTGTAGCTACTACTGAATTAATAATTAGTGAAGAAACATCAATAtcctcgacaactaatactgaACTCGTAACTGATAAAGCAGAAAAACCGTCCACAATCACATCACCCTCAACAACCCCAACTACTGAATCAGTAACTAAAGATGGAGAAACTTTAACACCTACTACTACTGAATTCGTAGCAGATAAAGAAGAAACATTAACATCCCCGATAACTACTGAATCAGTAATTAACGTCGAAGAAACGTCAACATCTGCTACTACTAAATTCATAATTGATGTAGAAGAAGAAACATCCCCGATAACTACTGAATCAGTAACTAAAGACGAAGAAACGTCAACGTCTAGTACTACTGAATTCGTAACTGATAAAGAAGAAACATTAACATCCCCAGTAACTACTGAATCAGTAATTAACGCCGGAGAAACATCAACATCTGCTACTACTGAATTCGCAActgatgaagaagaaaaaacatCCCCAATAACTACTGAATCTGTAACAAAACATGAAGAAATATCAACATCTCCTACTAATGAATTCGTAActgatgaagaagaaaaaaccTCCCCAATTACTACTGAATCGGTAATTAAACATGAAGAAATATCAACATCTCCTACTAATGAATTCGTAActgatgaagaagaaaaaaccTCCCCAATTACTACTGAATCGGTAATTAAACATGAAGAAACGTCAGCATATACTACTACTGAATTCGTAActgatgaagaagaaaaaaactcCCCAATTACTACTGAATCGGTAATTAAACATGAAGAAACGTCAGCATATACTACTACTGAATTCGTAAccgatgaagaagaaaaaaccTCCCCAATAACTACTGAATCAGTAACTGAAGACGAAGAAACATCAACATCTCCTACTACTGAACTCGTAACTgataaagaagaagaaacatCGCCAATAACTACTGAATCAGTAACTGAAGACGAAGAAACGTCAACATCCTCAACAATCACTACCGAATTAGCGACTAATAAAGACGAGGAGTCGACTGTCGAGACTTCGactatttttacagaaaatgtcACAGAAATCTCAACGGTGACTACAGAAAAATCCGAAGATGTTACAGAACTGGAATCTTCAACTACGTCGGATTCAgaattttccacagaaacgaTTCTTTCTTCAACCGCTGCGGACGCCATTACCGCATCCACAACCGGAAGCGAGGAAGAAACTACCGTTTCAGATACGACCGACAGTCTTCAAAGTGCAACTACCCATTCCGCGTTAAGTACAGTGGAAAGTAGGCTTTCGACTAATACATTCGGCTATGAGAACGAAACGGAAGTGTGTACAACAGGCGAATGCAAAAACCTCGCTAGCAAAATGGTGTTTTACATGAACCACACGGTCGATCCGTGCGACGACTTCTACGAATACGCTTGCGGTGGCTTCGAAGCGAATCCTCGAATCGGAGAAGTGGGTTTCGAGAGCGCAGCTTACAATCGCATACTGA GGCAATTGCGACAGGAGATTCGCGAGGGAAAATCGTCCCTGTTCACCACGTATTACGACAGTTGCATGCATTACGAGACTCTGATCCTGGAGGAGAAGATAAGTGCGG CGAAAGAAGCGTTGAACAGTGTTGGAAAGTTTTACACTAACGACAACTTGGATTACGCGAACTTCACCGATCTGGTTGCTCGGCTATTGTTACATAACAG CGCGTTATTGTTCGACGTGTCCCCGGAGCTTGACGAGAGTAACCCGTCTCTGTTCACCCTGAGGATAGGCCCTACGACGCAGAAGAGTCCCTTCGAGGTCGACGGGACCGAGGATGATCCTTGTTACGCGAGTCAATTCGAGAGGGACCAAGAGACGGTGGACCTAAAGAAACTGTACAAAGAATACAAATCGTGCAAA aaaaataaaaatgagttGCTAAATTCCATCGGGGAAGCCTTGTCGACATTTGGAGTGTTCAACGAGTTGAAAAACAAGTACAACATCTCGCAGCACGTGGATACCACGGTCATCAACATCGATATGGAAATCGTGCAGAAGTTCTTTGCG AATTTTCCGTCCAAGGACCAAATTCGCGAGGCGTATCTAATGAAAGAGTATCGCAACGTTTCGATCACCGAACTGCAAACGAACTGCAAAATC ATAAACTGGCCGCAGCTGATCAAGTATCTAACGAAATACAACATTGAACCAGAAGTGTACGTACAGGTTTACTTTTACGATGCTCTGATCAAAGGTTTGAAAAACCTCGAGGAGTTCGGGTCCAAAAGCCCGATCGAGTTAAACAACGCCTTGCTCGGGCTGTACGCGCAAACGCTTTATCAGCAG TTGATTCTACCGAAACACGTGGATCCGAAAGACTACTGTCTTCGCGTGGCCACCAATCTGCTGACCCCCGAAGCATCGAATTTATACATCTCCACTTTCTCGAAGGACGAGCTTGTGTACATGAATGACACC aTACACAGGTTATTCGAGGAACTGAAGGAAACGCTGAAATTAAAAGTAGAAGAGTCAGAATGGACTAAAGAAGACCGCGAAAGGCTGGTCGCTAAGGTAGACAGTCTGAAAGTCGTCACACCCGATATCTCTTATTTCGGTCATAATGAGTCGGTTTACGGTTCGATGAAAGCCGACAAG TTAACGGACAATTATTTCAACAACTCTATCACCTTGATGAAGAGGTACCGGGAGCGGATGTACACGCAATTTCGTTACAACCCGGGCGATCCAGAACAAAT TTGGACATACTACACGACGCCGTTTCAATCTAAGGGACTTGTGGTCTACGAATTAAATCTTGTCGTGATACCATTCGGCGCGATCGACTGGTCCGTTCAATATGACAAGCCGTCGTTCGATTACATCACATTGGCGAGGATCGGCACCACGATAGCGCACCAGATAGCTCATCACTTCGACGCAATCG GTATATCCTACCAGTCTGGATCGCGACACAATACTCGGTTATTAGACGGCAGCATTGCGAACTTGACTTTCCAGCGTTACATAAGCTGCCAGCAAACGTATTACGATGGTTACGATAAGCCTTTGACAATGACGTTGCCGTCTACCGGGCAGACCGTGTCTTACGGG ATTTCGGAATTGACGCTGAACGAACGGTTATCCGAGACGGTGGGAGTCAGATTAGCCTATGACACTTTGGATCGATTGAGATCTAGTGAGGAAGTTCATCTTCCGTGGCTTGACCTTGACTCGAATCAGTTATTCTATCTCACATATGCTCAG ATGCACTGTACGAAGCTACCACTTACGTCGTCGTATGTGTCATTGTACGAGGACGAGCAGTTACCGAGTCGCATACGCATCTTTGTGTCCGCATTAAACAATAGACTCCTAGGCGAGGCTTGGAAATGTCCAGACGGCTCGGGGATATTTCGAAGCAATAGCTGCGACGTATTGCCGTATCTTCACATCGAAGAGATCCCGGAAAGTCCGCATATCATATCATAG
- the LOC143356595 gene encoding uncharacterized protein LOC143356595 isoform X1, whose protein sequence is MPSRGFYEVANVEEGKVVHRDQSYRSCILTLIIFLFLCIVLIVVGLLLRKSHSYNKDEDLRSVEGLRNPYKDRAKGTTSTTESLQYSTHSTVSNETNEIKPKTSTTTIAVTNWTDTSHIFERLENAATTAETETSIFSVATTELIISEETSISSTTNTELVTDKAEKPSTITSPSTTPTTESVTKDGETLTPTTTEFVADKEETLTSPITTESVINVEETSTSATTKFIIDVEEETSPITTESVTKDEETSTSSTTEFVTDKEETLTSPVTTESVINAGETSTSATTEFATDEEEKTSPITTESVTKHEEISTSPTNEFVTDEEEKTSPITTESVIKHEEISTSPTNEFVTDEEEKTSPITTESVIKHEETSAYTTTEFVTDEEEKNSPITTESVIKHEETSAYTTTEFVTDEEEKTSPITTESVTEDEETSTSPTTELVTDKEEETSPITTESVTEDEETSTSSTITTELATNKDEESTVETSTIFTENVTEISTVTTEKSEDVTELESSTTSDSEFSTETILSSTAADAITASTTGSEEETTVSDTTDSLQSATTHSALSTVESRLSTNTFGYENETEVCTTGECKNLASKMVFYMNHTVDPCDDFYEYACGGFEANPRIGEVGFESAAYNRILRQLRQEIREGKSSLFTTYYDSCMHYETLILEEKISAAKEALNSVGKFYTNDNLDYANFTDLVARLLLHNSALLFDVSPELDESNPSLFTLRIGPTTQKSPFEVDGTEDDPCYASQFERDQETVDLKKLYKEYKSCKKNKNELLNSIGEALSTFGVFNELKNKYNISQHVDTTVINIDMEIVQKFFANFPSKDQIREAYLMKEYRNVSITELQTNCKIINWPQLIKYLTKYNIEPEVYVQVYFYDALIKGLKNLEEFGSKSPIELNNALLGLYAQTLYQQLILPKHVDPKDYCLRVATNLLTPEASNLYISTFSKDELVYMNDTIHRLFEELKETLKLKVEESEWTKEDRERLVAKVDSLKVVTPDISYFGHNESVYGSMKADKLTDNYFNNSITLMKRYRERMYTQFRYNPGDPEQIWTYYTTPFQSKGLVVYELNLVVIPFGAIDWSVQYDKPSFDYITLARIGTTIAHQIAHHFDAIGISYQSGSRHNTRLLDGSIANLTFQRYISCQQTYYDGYDKPLTMTLPSTGQTVSYGVRTTCLPLCFSLLKKTILSTLTKRIPLGILFQISELTLNERLSETVGVRLAYDTLDRLRSSEEVHLPWLDLDSNQLFYLTYAQMHCTKLPLTSSYVSLYEDEQLPSRIRIFVSALNNRLLGEAWKCPDGSGIFRSNSCDVLPYLHIEEIPESPHIIS, encoded by the exons atgccatCGCGGGGATTCTATGAAGTCGCTAACGTGGAGGAGGGCAAAGTAGTTCATCGAGATCAGTCTTACAGAAGCTGCATCCTAACGTTAATAATATTCTTGTTCCTGTGCATCGTGCTCATCGTCGTTGGTCTACTATTAAGAAAGAGTCACAGTTACAACAAAGACGAGGATTTGAGATCCGTAGAG GGCTTACGTAATCCTTACAAAGATCGCGCAAAGGGAACGACAAGTACAACGGAATCATTACAATATTCTACTCATTCTACTGTTTCGAATGAAACGaacgaaataaagccaaaaacaaGTACGACTACGATAGCTGTCACAAACTGGACTGATACGTCGCATATCTTCGAACGACTTGAAAATGCAGCAACCACTGCAGAAACGGAAACATCGATATTTTCTGTAGCTACTACTGAATTAATAATTAGTGAAGAAACATCAATAtcctcgacaactaatactgaACTCGTAACTGATAAAGCAGAAAAACCGTCCACAATCACATCACCCTCAACAACCCCAACTACTGAATCAGTAACTAAAGATGGAGAAACTTTAACACCTACTACTACTGAATTCGTAGCAGATAAAGAAGAAACATTAACATCCCCGATAACTACTGAATCAGTAATTAACGTCGAAGAAACGTCAACATCTGCTACTACTAAATTCATAATTGATGTAGAAGAAGAAACATCCCCGATAACTACTGAATCAGTAACTAAAGACGAAGAAACGTCAACGTCTAGTACTACTGAATTCGTAACTGATAAAGAAGAAACATTAACATCCCCAGTAACTACTGAATCAGTAATTAACGCCGGAGAAACATCAACATCTGCTACTACTGAATTCGCAActgatgaagaagaaaaaacatCCCCAATAACTACTGAATCTGTAACAAAACATGAAGAAATATCAACATCTCCTACTAATGAATTCGTAActgatgaagaagaaaaaaccTCCCCAATTACTACTGAATCGGTAATTAAACATGAAGAAATATCAACATCTCCTACTAATGAATTCGTAActgatgaagaagaaaaaaccTCCCCAATTACTACTGAATCGGTAATTAAACATGAAGAAACGTCAGCATATACTACTACTGAATTCGTAActgatgaagaagaaaaaaactcCCCAATTACTACTGAATCGGTAATTAAACATGAAGAAACGTCAGCATATACTACTACTGAATTCGTAAccgatgaagaagaaaaaaccTCCCCAATAACTACTGAATCAGTAACTGAAGACGAAGAAACATCAACATCTCCTACTACTGAACTCGTAACTgataaagaagaagaaacatCGCCAATAACTACTGAATCAGTAACTGAAGACGAAGAAACGTCAACATCCTCAACAATCACTACCGAATTAGCGACTAATAAAGACGAGGAGTCGACTGTCGAGACTTCGactatttttacagaaaatgtcACAGAAATCTCAACGGTGACTACAGAAAAATCCGAAGATGTTACAGAACTGGAATCTTCAACTACGTCGGATTCAgaattttccacagaaacgaTTCTTTCTTCAACCGCTGCGGACGCCATTACCGCATCCACAACCGGAAGCGAGGAAGAAACTACCGTTTCAGATACGACCGACAGTCTTCAAAGTGCAACTACCCATTCCGCGTTAAGTACAGTGGAAAGTAGGCTTTCGACTAATACATTCGGCTATGAGAACGAAACGGAAGTGTGTACAACAGGCGAATGCAAAAACCTCGCTAGCAAAATGGTGTTTTACATGAACCACACGGTCGATCCGTGCGACGACTTCTACGAATACGCTTGCGGTGGCTTCGAAGCGAATCCTCGAATCGGAGAAGTGGGTTTCGAGAGCGCAGCTTACAATCGCATACTGA GGCAATTGCGACAGGAGATTCGCGAGGGAAAATCGTCCCTGTTCACCACGTATTACGACAGTTGCATGCATTACGAGACTCTGATCCTGGAGGAGAAGATAAGTGCGG CGAAAGAAGCGTTGAACAGTGTTGGAAAGTTTTACACTAACGACAACTTGGATTACGCGAACTTCACCGATCTGGTTGCTCGGCTATTGTTACATAACAG CGCGTTATTGTTCGACGTGTCCCCGGAGCTTGACGAGAGTAACCCGTCTCTGTTCACCCTGAGGATAGGCCCTACGACGCAGAAGAGTCCCTTCGAGGTCGACGGGACCGAGGATGATCCTTGTTACGCGAGTCAATTCGAGAGGGACCAAGAGACGGTGGACCTAAAGAAACTGTACAAAGAATACAAATCGTGCAAA aaaaataaaaatgagttGCTAAATTCCATCGGGGAAGCCTTGTCGACATTTGGAGTGTTCAACGAGTTGAAAAACAAGTACAACATCTCGCAGCACGTGGATACCACGGTCATCAACATCGATATGGAAATCGTGCAGAAGTTCTTTGCG AATTTTCCGTCCAAGGACCAAATTCGCGAGGCGTATCTAATGAAAGAGTATCGCAACGTTTCGATCACCGAACTGCAAACGAACTGCAAAATC ATAAACTGGCCGCAGCTGATCAAGTATCTAACGAAATACAACATTGAACCAGAAGTGTACGTACAGGTTTACTTTTACGATGCTCTGATCAAAGGTTTGAAAAACCTCGAGGAGTTCGGGTCCAAAAGCCCGATCGAGTTAAACAACGCCTTGCTCGGGCTGTACGCGCAAACGCTTTATCAGCAG TTGATTCTACCGAAACACGTGGATCCGAAAGACTACTGTCTTCGCGTGGCCACCAATCTGCTGACCCCCGAAGCATCGAATTTATACATCTCCACTTTCTCGAAGGACGAGCTTGTGTACATGAATGACACC aTACACAGGTTATTCGAGGAACTGAAGGAAACGCTGAAATTAAAAGTAGAAGAGTCAGAATGGACTAAAGAAGACCGCGAAAGGCTGGTCGCTAAGGTAGACAGTCTGAAAGTCGTCACACCCGATATCTCTTATTTCGGTCATAATGAGTCGGTTTACGGTTCGATGAAAGCCGACAAG TTAACGGACAATTATTTCAACAACTCTATCACCTTGATGAAGAGGTACCGGGAGCGGATGTACACGCAATTTCGTTACAACCCGGGCGATCCAGAACAAAT TTGGACATACTACACGACGCCGTTTCAATCTAAGGGACTTGTGGTCTACGAATTAAATCTTGTCGTGATACCATTCGGCGCGATCGACTGGTCCGTTCAATATGACAAGCCGTCGTTCGATTACATCACATTGGCGAGGATCGGCACCACGATAGCGCACCAGATAGCTCATCACTTCGACGCAATCG GTATATCCTACCAGTCTGGATCGCGACACAATACTCGGTTATTAGACGGCAGCATTGCGAACTTGACTTTCCAGCGTTACATAAGCTGCCAGCAAACGTATTACGATGGTTACGATAAGCCTTTGACAATGACGTTGCCGTCTACCGGGCAGACCGTGTCTTACGGGGTGAGGACCACATGCCTGCCTCTCTGTTTCTCGCTATTGAAAAAAACTATCCTTTCGACACTAACGAAACGTATTCCTCTCGGCATACTCTTTCAGATTTCGGAATTGACGCTGAACGAACGGTTATCCGAGACGGTGGGAGTCAGATTAGCCTATGACACTTTGGATCGATTGAGATCTAGTGAGGAAGTTCATCTTCCGTGGCTTGACCTTGACTCGAATCAGTTATTCTATCTCACATATGCTCAG ATGCACTGTACGAAGCTACCACTTACGTCGTCGTATGTGTCATTGTACGAGGACGAGCAGTTACCGAGTCGCATACGCATCTTTGTGTCCGCATTAAACAATAGACTCCTAGGCGAGGCTTGGAAATGTCCAGACGGCTCGGGGATATTTCGAAGCAATAGCTGCGACGTATTGCCGTATCTTCACATCGAAGAGATCCCGGAAAGTCCGCATATCATATCATAG
- the LOC143356597 gene encoding uncharacterized protein LOC143356597, with product MAQSIFDALTGVSLDSPSVQSLLESQTLITEMEQSAIDQDEEDIFQCGKCKSQFTSLHMFVLHKRTHQKTQEETIDLSQFLVNDENQTVHPENNDQDTSQYNPQETFVQNDQLSEPIILEESDMLFSMDQEGASYFTTDSTFSVPIILSSESLDTFANSTIPTDNEPMKDDSNEVPQVLPSDISQDPANDSLETVDISVASDTPSSELDTSINQIQNLKYKCSYCNKQFAKKFYWQQHERSHTGEKPYQCVVCGRAFAQKSNVKKHMSSHKVWPGTAIHSLPPEAPPDGSIDRTYHCQFCKEIFDSYKALKGHLIVSHLALKVYKCVQSSCSMMFSELEDFLEHTRSHKRSEYRCHVCGEVFNTLSDLGLHQYVHSVQKQKTTEKYYCCSVCKSSFSNLEALQHHTETTTHNYACVQCGKSFLIERFLRRHLKTHSSSARFACEDCGKAFKTEQYLANHKLIHSEETPFLCPHCPARFKRKDRLGRHMLIHDLTKRLKCPFRGYLGCMSEFSRPDKLKRHLLTHSNIKRFSCSHCNRNFHRAQALKHHEMNKHSLKCEICSHAFKTKEQLLTHNCDQSSDSKKHTSSQLPKKASGSFKPRKPTPKRQTSSKTAIGHADKEKFEKFKADDIQRKITSETIKSEDYKDETCTKKVDSNSVSRDIGSVIEAFMRSDAADNEIKCNIDTYSVQQIGE from the exons ATGGCGCAATCGATTTTCGACGCTCTAACAG GCGTGTCGCTGGACAGTCCTTCTGTACAATCATTATTGGAGTCCCAGACTCTAATAACTGAAATGGAGCAGTCAG CGATCGATCAGGACGAGGAAGATATCTTTCAATGTGGAAAATGCAAAAGTCAGTTCACATCCCTGCACATGTTCGTATTGCACAAAAGGACTCATCAGAAAACGCAAGAGGAAACTATAGATTTGAGCCAGTTTTTGgtaaacgatgaaaatcagACTGTTCATCCGGAAAACAATGACCAAGACACATCACAATACAATCCGCAAGAAACATTTGTTCAAAATGATCAACTTAGTGAGCCAATCATACTCGAAGAATCAGACATGCTTTTTAG CATGGACCAAGAGGGTGCTAGTTACTTTACAACAGATTCCACGTTTAGTGTTCCAATTATATTGAGTTCGGAAAGTTTGGATACTTTTGCAAACTCGACTATTCCAACAGACAATGAGCCTATGAAAGATGATTCAAACGAAGTACCTCAAGTTTTACCAAGTGATATCTCTCAGGATCCAGCTAATGATTCTTTAGAGACGGTCGATATATCGGTAGCTAGCGATACTCCATCATCAGAATTAGATACCTCTATTAATCAAATACAAAATTTGAAA TACAAGTGTAGTTACTGTAACAAGCagtttgcaaaaaaattttattggcAGCAACACGAGCGTTCTCACACAGGGGAGAAACCATATCAATGCGTTGTATGTGGACGTGCGTTCGCACAAAAATCCAACGTGAAGAAGCATATGTCATCCCACAAAGTGTGGCCTGGCACTGCTATACACTCCCTACCCCCCGAG GCACCACCAGACGGAAGCATAGATCGTACCTATCACTGTCAGTTTTGTAAAGAAATATTCGATTCGTACAAAGCTCTAAAGGGCCACCTTATAGTCTCTCATTTAGCACTGAAAGTGTACAAATGCGTGCAGAGTAGTTGTAGCATGATGTTCTCCGAATTGGAAGATTTCCTGGAGCATACGCGTAGTCATAAGAGATCAGAGTACCGTTGTCACGTCTGTGGCGAGGTGTTCAACACTCTCTCTGATCTTGGACTCCATCAGTATGTCCACTCCGTCCAAAAGCAGAAAACGACAGAGAAGTATTACTGCTGCTCTGTCTGTAAGTCCTCATTCTCCAATCTGGAGGCTCTGCAGCATCACACGGAAACCACAACGCACAATTATGCTTGTGTACAATGCGGTAAAAGTTTCTTGATCGAACGATTTCTGCGGCGACACCTGAAAACGCACTCCTCGTCCGCACGGTTCGCCTGCGAGGATTGCGGAAAGGCCTTCAAAACTGAGCAATACTTAGCCAATCATAAGTTAATACATAGCGAGGAGACACCGTTTTTGTGTCCA CATTGTCCAGCCAGATTCAAACGAAAGGATCGTCTGGGTCGTCACATGCTGATCCATGATCTCACTAAGAGGTTAAAATGCCCATTCAGAGGGTACTTAGGTTGTATGAGCGAGTTCTCGCGACCTGACAAATTGAAGCGCCACTTGTTGACGCATAGCAATATCAAAAGATTTAGTTGTAGTCACTGCAATCGCAATTTCCATCGGGCACAAGCTCTCAAGCATCACGAGATGAACAAGCATAGTTTGAAATGCGAAATTTGTTCGCAC GCATTTAAAACTAAAGAGCAGTTACTGACTCACAATTGCGATCAATCGAGTGATTCCAAGAAGCACACGAGTTCACAGTTACCTAAGAAAGCTTCTGGATCGTTCAAACCAAGGAAACCTACTCCAAAGAGACAAACATCATCAAAGACTGCAATTGGACACGCTGACAAAGAGAAATTCGAGAAATTTAAGGCTGACGATATACAAAGAAAA ATTACCTCCGAAACGATAAAGTCTGAAGACTACAAAGACGAAACATGTACCAAAAAAGTAGACAGTAATTCTGTATCGAGAGATATCGGTTCGGTGATCGAGGCATTCATGAGATCTGATGCAGCGGACAATGAAATCAAATGCAACATTGATACATATTCGGTACAACAGATAGGCgaatag
- the Fs(2)ltopp43 gene encoding female sterile (2) ltoPP43 translates to MAAVLRVKRRHDDEPLSALLIACKRMKTSENEEAEDSMTNDSLTTLVKFAGTVNNKERTAVENLIQTLSKDELKASFKQHSVDILNKAREKTKQASAESRYKVINCFRSLDSDVLKDSENKVMTVIDVEDSISCATGKQQTTEKDDKYVYDLYYGQTDDQVYIDDKVSIHPFDQELVFDNYRDNYPEAECESDDSNSESNWRNDYPDSDHSERSIDESDMREAVRNMILEDGSDLSSEDDFVYAVNEADVEAYGYKYARYKAKIKEELDEDDSNASNSSEIYGYGEPDDKSDSDSD, encoded by the exons atggcAGCGGTGTTGCGTGTGAAACGTAGACACGATGACGAGCCGTTAAGTGCATTGTTAATTGCGTGTAAACGAATGAAAACTTCAGAAAATGAGGAAGCCGAAGATTCAATGACCAACGATTCCCTAACCACACTTGTTAAGTTCGCGGGAACTGTTAACAATAAG GAAAGGACTGctgttgaaaatttaattcaAACTTTGAGTAAAGACGAGTTGAAAGCAAGTTTCAAGCAGCATTCAGTGGATATCTTGAATAAAGCTCGAGAAAAGACGAAACAAGCGTCGGCGGAGAGTCGTTATAAAGTAATTAATTGTTTTCGCTCTTTGGACAGCGATGTACTTAAAGACAGTGAAAACAAGGTAATGACTGTGATAGACGTAGAGGATTCAATTTCGTGTGCCACTGGAAAGCAGCAAACTACAGAGAAG GATGATAAATATGTATATGATTTATACTATGGGCAAACTGACGATCAAGTATACATAGACGACAAGGTGTCTATACATCCATTTGATCAGGAATTGGTGTTTGATAATTATAGGGATAATTATCCAGAGGCTGAATGCGAATCAGACGATTCTAACTCCGAATCAAACTGGAGGAATGATTATCCTGATTCTGATCATTCTGAAAGATCAATCGATGAAAGTGATATGAGGGAGGCTGTTAGGAATATGATCTTGGAGGATGGTTCTGATTTGTCTAGCGAAGATGATTTTGTCTATGCGGTGAATGAGGCTGATGTAGAAGCTTATGGTTACAAATATGCAAGGTATAAAGCAAAAATAAAGGAAGAATTAGATGAGGATGATTCTAATGCTAGCAATAGCAGTGAAATATATGGGTATGGTGAACCAGATGATAAATCTGATTCTGATAGTGATTAA